Proteins encoded within one genomic window of Camelina sativa cultivar DH55 chromosome 19, Cs, whole genome shotgun sequence:
- the LOC104766976 gene encoding beta-galactosidase 13-like gives MRIHSSDHSWLLLAVLVILLSFSGALSSNDKEKEKEKKTTSVDKKKEVTYDGTSLIINGNRELLYSGSIHYPRSTPEMWPNIIKRAKQGGLNTIQTYVFWNVHEPEQGKFNFSGRSDLVKFIKLIEKNGMYVTLRLGPFIQAEWTHGGLPYWLREVPGIFFRTDNEPFKEHTEKYVRVILDMMKKENLFASQGGPIILGQIENEYSAVQRAYKEDGLKYIKWASKLVHSMDLGIPWVMCKQNDAPDPMINACNGRHCGDTFPGPNKDNKPSLWTENWTTQFRVFGDPPTQRSVEDIAFSVARFFSKNGSHVNYYMYHGGTNFGRTSAHYVTTRYYDDAPLDEYGLEKEPKYGHLKHLHNALNLCKKALLWGQPRVERPSNETEIRYYEQPGTKVCAAFLANNNTESAENIKFKGKEYVIPPRSISILPDCKTIVYNTAEVMTNSKSCSKSIKEKIKGDSYVPVELYGLTKDETDYGWYTTSFKIDDSDLSKRKGGKPTLRIASLGHALHVWLNGEYLGNGHGSHEEKSFVFQKPVSLKEGENHLAMLGVLTGFPDSGSYMEHRYTGPRSVSILGLSSGPLDLTEQNKWGNKVGMEGERLGIHAEEGLKKVKWQKLSGKEPGLTWYQTYFDAPESQSAAAIRMNGMGKGLIWVNGEGVGRYWMSFLSPLGQPTQVEYHIPRSFLKPKKNLLVIFEEEPNVKPELIDFVIINRDTVCSFIGENYTPSVRHWTRKNDQVQAITDDVQLTAKLKCSGTKKISAVEFASFGNPNGTCGNFTLGTCNAPVSKQVVEKYCLGKAQCAIPVNKSTFQQDKKDSCPKVAKKLAVQVKCGRDKKN, from the exons ATGAGAATACATTCTTCTGATCATTCATGGCTTTTATTAGCCGTTCTCGTGATTCTCCTCTCCTTCTCTGGAGCTCTCTCAAGCAatgacaaagagaaagagaaagagaagaagacgactTCGGTcgataaaaagaaagaagtaactTATGATGGAACGTCTTTGATCATCAATGGAAATAGAGAACTCCTTTACTCTGGCTCCATACATTACCCTCGTAGCACTCCTGAA ATGTGGCCAAACATCATCAAGAGAGCGAAACAAGGCGGGTTGAACACGATTCAGACATATGTTTTTTGGAACGTGCATGAACCTGAGCAGGGAAAg TTCAATTTTTCGGGTAGATCCGATTTGGTGAAGTTCATAAAATTAATTGAGAAGAACGGTATGTATGTAACCTTGAGGCTTGGACCTTTTATTCAAGCTGAATGGACTCATGG AGGACTTCCTTACTGGCTGAGAGAAGTTCCCGGGATCTTCTTCCGTACCGATAATGAACCTTTCAAG gaacatACAGAGAAGTACGTTAGGGTGATACTTGacatgatgaagaaggagaaccTTTTTGCTTCACAAGGAGGCCCCATTATATTAGGACAG ATAGAGAATGAGTATAGTGCAGTTCAACGAGCATATAAAGAAGATGGATTAAAGTACATTAAGTGGGCATCTAAGTTGGTACACTCGATGGATTTGGGGATCCCATGGGTTATGTGTAAGCAAAATGATGCTCCTGATCCTATG ATTAACGCTTGTAACGGACGACATTGCGGTGATACATTCCCTGGTCCAAACAAAGATAACAAGCCGTCTTTATGGACAGAGAACTGGACTACTCA GTTCCGTGTTTTTGGCGATCCCCCAACACAAAGATCTGTAGAAGATATAGCCTTTTCTGTTGCCCGGTTTTTCTCCAAGAATGGAAGCCATGTTAACTACTACATG TATCATGGAGGCACCAACTTTGGAAGAACCTCCGCACATTATGTGACCACACGTTACTACGATGATGCACCTCTTGATGAATAcg GACTGGAAAAAGAGCCTAAGTACGGTCATCTCAAACATCTTCACAACGCACTTAACTTGTGCAAGAAGGCACTTCTATGGGGACAGCCTCGAGTCGAGAGGCCTAGTAACGAAACAGAG ATTCGATACTACGAGCAGCCTGGAACAAAAGTTTGTGCGGCTTTTCTAGCGAACAACAACACAGAATCTGcagaaaatatcaaatttaaggGCAAGGAATATGTTATTCCTCCTCGCTCCATCAGTATTCTCCCTGACTGCAAAACCATTGTTTATAACACCGCGGAGGTAATGACAAATTCAAAATCTTGTAGTAAatccataaaagaaaaaa TCAAGGGTGACTCTTATGTGCCCGTTGAGCTCTACGGCTTGACCAAAGACGAGACTGATTACGGATGGTACACTACAAG CTTTAAAATAGATGACAGTGATCTCTCTAAGAGGAAAGGAGGTAAGCCTACTCTAAGGATCGCTAGTCTTGGCCACGCGTTGCATGTATGGCTCAATGGAGAATACCTTG GAAACGGACATGGTAGCCATGAAGAGAAGAGTTTCGTCTTTCAGAAGCCAGTTTCTCTAAAAGAAGGAGAGAACCACCTCGCCATGCTGGGAGTTTTAACTGGATTTCCA GATAGTGGATCTTATATGGAACATAGGTACACAGGTCCACGTAGTGTTTCTATCTTAGGCTTGAGCTCTGGACCACTTGATCTCACTGAACAAAACAAATGGGGAAACAAG GTCGGTATGGAAGGCGAAAGGCTTGGAATCCACGCCGAGGAAGGATTGAAGAAGGTTAAATGGCAGAAACTCTCAGGAAAAGAACCAGGGCTTACATGGTACCAG ACATACTTTGATGCGCCAGAGAGCCAAAGCGCAGCAGCAATTAGGATGAATGGAATGGGGAAAGGTTTGATTTGGGTGAACGGAGAAGGTGTTGGTCGATACTGGATGTCGTTTTTATCGCCTTTAGGACAGCCTACCCAAGTTGAGTATCACATCCCTAGGTCTTTCTTGAAGCCCAAGAAAAATCTTCTGGTTATATTCGAGGAAGAACCAAATGTGAAACCAGAGCTCATCGACTTTGTAATCATCAATAGAGACACGGTATGTTCTTTTATTGGAGAAAACTACACGCCTAGTGTCAGACACTGGACCAGGAAGAATGACCAAGTCCAAGCCATCACTGATGACGTGCAACTCACGGCTAAACTCAAATGTTCCGGCACAAAGAAGATCTCTGCTGTGGAATTCGCCAGCTTTGGTAACCCGAATGGAACTTGTGGAAACTTCACTCTTGGGACTTGTAATGCTCCTGTCTCTAAGCAAGTCGTCGAGAAG taCTGTTTGGGTAAAGCACAGTGTGCGATTCCGGTGAACAAGAGTACGTTCCAGCAAGACAAAAAGGATTCATGCCCCAAAGTTGCGAAGAAGCTTGCTGTACAAGTCAAGTGTGGTCGTGACAAGAAAAACTAA
- the LOC104768120 gene encoding uncharacterized protein LOC104768120, producing METFCEAWERFKEYLRDCPHHGYTQENLMNILYGGIEQKYQMALDTASKRDFSTNTANEANALIENLAASNSNHGTDYDRMVRVNAVETDAIKDLTAKVNLLLKRDHQNVNLCEEHAGGYVDFGAKTYLMGTEEVNYLGGHGNFQNRGFNQNFRNHPNLSYRSTNVENPQDQIYPPRPQQNNFTQGFQTKGTGFGGSNFQQKPQANNFAQGFQAPQQQPATQQESKLEQIMQALMDSQKKNAGEINVKTDNLYSELNGRIETLNTHVRVLENQVAQASARVKAPPGTLPGKSEANPKEFMNAITLRSGKEIEGPPLTKRTERSEVSGQNNDPVKNAQQNTDDVVSSGANEAEKEPDKKLERTYTPKLPFPTHRKTKIQEREYAKLKSVVGELQVRLPFIKAVRMVPSLKKYKKEILTDKLSLEQGVMYFTHACSAMLQNRMPEKCGDPGPLTLPCTIGELKFSHCLCDLGASVSLMPLSVATRLGLYNFKPTQVTLVLADRSTSRPEGLLENLPVQIGNCYIPTNFIVLKLDEESKDPILLGRPFLATAGAMINVREGKIDLHMDDLVLQFNLEKAAKKPTIDGQTFWVDTIEEIATEI from the coding sequence ATGGAGACTTTCTGCGAagcatgggagaggttcaaggAATATCTGAGAGACTGCCCTCACCACGGTTACACCCAAGAAAACCTGATGAACATTTTGTATGGGGGTATCGAACAAAAGTATCAGATGGCGTTAGACACAGCTAGCAAAAGAGATTTCTCCACCAACACCGCAAATGAGGCCAATGCACTGATAGAGAATCTTGCGGCAAGCAATAGCAATCACGGCACAGACTATGATCGTATGGTGCGGGTCAATGCTGTCGAGACTGATGCTATTAAGGATCTCACAGCCAAGGTGAATCTCCTACTAAAAAGAGATCACCAGAACGTTAACTTGTGCGAGGAACATGCTGGGGGATATGTGGATTTTGGAGCTAAGACATACCTTATGGGTACAGAGGAGGTTAACTACTTAGGAGGACATGGGAATTTCCAGAACCGCGGCTTTAATCAGAATTTCCGAAACCACCCTAATCTATCCTACCGAAGCACTAATGTCGAAAATCCTCAGGATCAGATTTATCCACCGCGACCTCAGCAGAACAATTTCACGCAAGGATTTCAAACCAAGGGGACGGGATTTGGAGGATCAAACTTTCAGCAAAAGCCTCAAGCAAACAATTTTGCACAAGGCTTTCAAGCACCGCAACAACAACCAGCTACCCAGCAAGAAAGCAAACTAGAGCAGATTATGCAAGCTCTCATGGATAGTCAAAAGAAAAATGCTGGAGAGATCAATGTCAAGACAGACAACCTGTATTCGGAGTTGAATGGGAGGATCGAAACGTTAAACACTCACGTTAGGGTCTTAGAAAATCAGGTGGCACAAGCTTCAGCGAGAGTCAAAGCACCTCCAGGAACACTACCAGGTAAGTCCGAGGCCAACCCAAAAGAATTCATGAACGCCATTACTCTCCGAAGTGGGAAGGAGATAGAAGGACCACCGCTGACAAAAAGGACTGAACGATCCGAGGTATCTGGACAGAACAATGACCCAGTCAAAAACGCTCAACAGAACACAGATGATGTTGTGAGTTCCGGTGCCAATGAAGCTGAAAAAGAGCCCGACAAAAAACTCGAGCGAACGTACACACCGAAACTTCCTTTTCCAACCCACCGTAAGACGAAGATACAAGAACGTGAGTATGCGAAGCTAAAATCAGTAGTGGGTGAGCTTCAAGTCCGACTACCATTCATCAAAGCAGTGCGAATGGTTCCATCTCTCAAGAAGTATAAGAAGGAAATATTGACCGATAAACTCAGCCTGGAACAAGGAGTGATGTATTTTACGCATGCGTGTAGCGCCATGCTCCAAAACCGAATGCCTGAAAAATGTGGAGACCCAGGCCCTTTAACGCTACCTTGCACGATTGGAGAGCTCAAGTTCAGTCACTGTCTATGCGATCTTGGAGCCAGTGTAAGTTTGATGCCATTAAGTGTAGCAACTAGACTTGGGTTGTACAACTTTAAGCCGACGCAAGTCACCCTTGTCCTAGCAGACCGTTCAACTAGTCGTCCAGAAGGGTTGTTGGAGAACCTTCCAGTACAAATTGGGAATTGCTATATACCTACAAACTTCATTGTTCTGAAGCTTGATGAGGAATCTAAAGACCCTATCCTACTAGGTAGGCCTTTCTTGGCTACTGCGGGTGCAATGATAAACGTCCGAGAAGGGAAAATAGATCTGCACATGGATGATTTGGTACTGCAATTTAATCTTGAGAAGGCGGCTAAAAAGCCGACCATTGACGGCCAAACCTTCTGGGTTGATACGATCGAAGAGATAGCAACCGAGATCTAG